In the genome of Propionispora hippei DSM 15287, the window GTGGCCTTTCCTACAACGGAAGTGCAGCGCTGCATCATCCATCAGATTCGCTCCTCTACGCGGTATGTCTCCTACAAAGATGTCAAACAGTTCACGGCGGATTTGAAGCCGGTGTACAAGGCTTCGACCGAGGAGACCGCCCTTTCGGCCCTGGATGAATTTGAGGCCAAGTGGGGTGGAAAATACCCGTTGGCCGTAAAGTCCTGGCGGGTTAACTGGAACGAGCTTTCCACGATGTTCAAATACTCGCCGGAAATTCGCAAGCTGATTTACACAACTAACGCCATCGAAAATTTTAACCGGCAGCTCCGAAAAGTTACCAAGACCAAGAGCGCCTTCGTTTCCGATGACGCTCTCATGAAGATACTGTATTTGACAACTATGAGCATCGTGGATAAGTGGACAATGCCTATTAAA includes:
- a CDS encoding IS256 family transposase; this encodes VAFPTTEVQRCIIHQIRSSTRYVSYKDVKQFTADLKPVYKASTEETALSALDEFEAKWGGKYPLAVKSWRVNWNELSTMFKYSPEIRKLIYTTNAIENFNRQLRKVTKTKSAFVSDDALMKILYLTTMSIVDKWTMPIKDWGSILGNLLIFFGDRVKITL